The Desmonostoc muscorum LEGE 12446 genome includes a region encoding these proteins:
- the nadC gene encoding carboxylating nicotinate-nucleotide diphosphorylase — MRNFGVLPPWLVLDPLLRGWLLEDIGRGDRTTNTLLVEDVTAGTAKWIAKAPGIIAGLPVAARVFQILNENVNFTAVTAEGARCEPGQVVAEIHGSLDALLMGERVALNLAMRLSGIATLTNIYVEKIVDLPARLVDTRKTTPGLRLLEKYATAVGGATNHRMGLDDAVMIKDNHIAAAGGIEEAIRRVRSQIPYPLTIEVETESLEQVREALQHQADIIMLDNMPLDMMHQAVELIRQQDSRVKIEASGNVTLETIRGIAETGVDYISTSAPITQSKWLDLSMRIK; from the coding sequence GTGAGGAATTTTGGTGTTTTGCCGCCCTGGCTAGTTTTAGATCCACTGTTACGTGGTTGGTTGTTGGAGGATATTGGGCGGGGCGATCGCACCACAAACACCCTACTCGTCGAAGATGTCACAGCAGGAACCGCCAAGTGGATAGCGAAAGCTCCAGGAATAATTGCTGGCTTACCAGTTGCAGCTAGGGTGTTTCAGATTTTGAATGAAAATGTGAATTTTACGGCTGTGACGGCTGAAGGCGCAAGATGTGAGCCTGGACAGGTAGTCGCTGAAATTCATGGTTCGCTGGATGCGTTGCTAATGGGGGAACGGGTGGCGTTGAATTTGGCTATGCGGTTGAGTGGAATTGCCACGCTGACTAATATATATGTAGAGAAAATTGTTGATTTACCTGCTCGGTTGGTGGATACGCGCAAAACTACACCAGGGCTAAGACTGTTGGAAAAGTATGCGACTGCTGTGGGTGGGGCGACTAATCACCGCATGGGGTTGGATGATGCGGTGATGATTAAGGATAATCACATTGCAGCGGCTGGGGGAATTGAGGAAGCTATTAGACGTGTTCGTTCTCAGATTCCTTATCCTTTGACAATAGAAGTAGAGACGGAAAGTTTAGAACAGGTGAGGGAAGCTTTGCAGCATCAAGCCGACATTATTATGTTGGACAATATGCCTTTGGATATGATGCATCAGGCGGTGGAATTGATTCGTCAGCAGGATAGCCGGGTGAAAATTGAGGCTTCGGGGAATGTGACTTTGGAGACGATTCGAGGTATTGCAGAGACGGGTGTGGATTACATTTCTACGAGTGCGCCAATTACTCAGTCGAAGTGGTTGGATTTGAGTATGAGGATTAAATGA
- a CDS encoding CHAT domain-containing protein, protein MTQREPKDADGWFERGKKQYWKDRNYEGALASFNRVIELVPNKYTAWNYKGYTLRMLGRHQEAIASCNKALEIKPDFHQALNNRGLTFDDLEYYQDAVLDYNKALTITHNKYHQAWNNRGNALKSLRRYREAIDSYDRALRLENQYWRAWRNRGWALFYLPSYQEALKNWDDGLHQLKPKTCGYKARDYQEGCGELHNSKGLAQYLHGQRQEDPFPHWRGAVSSYEKALNFLTFQKFPSRHLEVLQALIKVCRGLGEKDTAQMLESEGSELLGRWLQETQSNVEKISLSRKFAAFNQYRVDSLAQSGQWDDALKLAEQRKNLCLRWLRDNRWVEPTEVGDCVPMSLVNAQRAAIYWHISPSAITTFILKGNQPPIGRILTADSSSAGADRQLQKFEEWEKTWKFSVEMGFKTECGKLIDDTLPKLAEILDIPAILSLLEGIKQLILIPHRNLHLLPLHALFPDEITITYLPSIQVGIDLQTSGVETIHELPLLSIEHPETPKSQEKVKTFDDMSLLYAEIESAAITQLYQPAHRLTGIACTLEALIRALQNTSGILHFTGHAYHNIKNPADSALLLANTEQLRLKDIFENKLDLSGYHLICLSACETGKTGKQGLIDEFVGLSAGFISAGASCLISTLWRVDEISAALLMIRFYQLLQEFSPAVALKQAQLWLRDATYGTLSQWCLEVAQQIAQYSLIQSENLEDAAASFQKKADTMDSNNRPYAHAYYWAAFTITGNVNR, encoded by the coding sequence ATGACACAGAGAGAACCAAAAGATGCTGATGGATGGTTTGAACGAGGGAAAAAGCAATATTGGAAAGACAGAAATTACGAAGGAGCGCTAGCTTCCTTTAATCGTGTTATTGAACTTGTTCCGAACAAATATACAGCGTGGAACTACAAGGGTTACACGTTGAGGATGTTGGGTCGCCATCAAGAGGCAATTGCTAGCTGTAACAAAGCCCTGGAAATTAAACCTGATTTTCACCAAGCCTTGAACAATCGCGGCTTAACATTCGATGATTTGGAGTACTATCAAGATGCAGTCTTGGACTATAATAAAGCTCTGACAATTACGCACAATAAGTACCACCAAGCGTGGAACAATCGAGGTAATGCACTCAAGAGCTTACGTCGGTATAGAGAGGCTATCGATTCCTATGATCGTGCCCTACGATTGGAAAATCAGTACTGGCGAGCTTGGAGAAATAGAGGTTGGGCACTTTTCTATTTACCAAGCTACCAAGAAGCTTTAAAAAACTGGGATGATGGGTTACACCAGCTCAAACCGAAAACCTGTGGTTATAAAGCTCGTGACTATCAAGAAGGTTGCGGTGAATTGCACAACTCTAAAGGTCTTGCCCAGTATCTGCACGGTCAGCGCCAGGAAGATCCTTTTCCACACTGGCGAGGTGCAGTCAGCAGTTACGAAAAAGCCCTCAATTTCTTAACTTTCCAGAAGTTCCCTTCGCGTCATCTCGAAGTCTTACAAGCCTTGATTAAGGTCTGTCGAGGCTTGGGTGAAAAAGATACAGCCCAGATGTTGGAGTCAGAAGGTTCTGAGTTACTGGGACGTTGGCTACAAGAAACACAATCAAATGTTGAGAAAATCTCTTTATCACGGAAATTTGCTGCATTTAACCAATATCGGGTAGACTCCCTAGCCCAATCAGGACAATGGGATGATGCCTTAAAGTTAGCGGAACAACGAAAGAATCTTTGTTTACGTTGGCTACGTGACAACCGTTGGGTTGAGCCAACAGAAGTAGGAGATTGTGTTCCAATGTCTCTGGTAAATGCCCAAAGAGCAGCAATTTACTGGCACATTAGCCCATCTGCTATCACTACGTTTATCCTAAAGGGCAATCAGCCACCCATAGGACGTATTCTCACAGCTGATTCTAGCTCTGCTGGGGCTGATAGGCAACTTCAAAAGTTTGAAGAGTGGGAGAAAACTTGGAAATTCTCTGTAGAGATGGGATTTAAAACTGAATGTGGGAAACTTATAGACGACACATTACCAAAATTAGCAGAAATTCTCGATATTCCAGCTATTTTGTCATTACTTGAGGGCATTAAGCAGTTGATATTAATTCCCCATCGGAATTTGCATTTGCTGCCTCTCCATGCATTGTTTCCAGATGAAATCACGATTACCTATCTTCCTAGTATTCAGGTTGGCATAGATTTGCAAACATCCGGGGTAGAGACAATTCATGAATTACCTCTACTCAGTATTGAACATCCTGAAACCCCTAAAAGCCAAGAGAAAGTAAAAACGTTTGATGATATGTCTCTGCTTTATGCCGAGATAGAGTCAGCCGCCATTACTCAGCTTTATCAACCTGCTCACCGTCTCACTGGTATTGCTTGTACCCTAGAAGCTTTAATCCGAGCATTACAAAATACATCTGGTATTTTGCACTTTACAGGTCACGCTTACCACAATATCAAAAACCCAGCGGACTCAGCCTTGCTATTGGCAAATACCGAACAACTAAGGTTGAAAGACATCTTTGAGAACAAATTAGATTTGAGCGGCTATCACCTCATCTGTCTCTCCGCTTGTGAAACTGGCAAGACAGGCAAACAAGGCTTAATTGATGAATTTGTGGGTTTGTCCGCTGGCTTCATATCAGCTGGTGCTTCTTGTCTAATCAGCACCCTCTGGCGAGTCGATGAAATCTCCGCAGCATTACTGATGATTCGCTTTTACCAACTGCTCCAGGAATTCTCTCCAGCTGTTGCACTTAAACAAGCACAATTGTGGCTACGCGATGCTACTTATGGCACTCTTTCTCAATGGTGTTTGGAAGTTGCCCAACAAATAGCTCAGTATAGCTTAATTCAAAGTGAAAACTTGGAAGATGCTGCTGCCAGCTTTCAAAAAAAAGCAGATACAATGGATTCAAACAATCGCCCTTACGCTCATGCGTACTACTGGGCAGCTTTTACAATTACTGGTAATGTGAACCGATGA
- a CDS encoding ABC transporter ATP-binding protein encodes MVQQPELRETSSMQPIQRVLGSLSTYRWTSLGALVSLLLLTIANAVTPQLFRWGIDEGITKKNLEIVLISAGWMVVAAIARGLFNFGQSYLAEAASQGVAYDLRNKIFSKVQNLSFSYHDQAQTSQLLTRVTSDVDQIRTFVGTSLIQVIGGVVTLVSIAVLLLIMNWKLALITLTVVPITAWLMARFVTRNNKLFRQVQEQLSDLNAVLQENLIGIRVVKAFVRESAERSRYTTLNDGLVRANMMTISAIRNTFPFIFLLSNLVTLAVFGYGGAEVVGKRFTVGELVAFNSYLALILQPILLIGFAAPAIAQSAASAERVYEVVDAEIEIRDRPDAIPFDTCSGRITFENVSFRYPGASAETLKEVSFETKPNELIAVLGMTGSGKSTIMNLIPRFYDVTRGAIRIDGRDVRDFTLKSLRSRIGIVFQETTLFSGTIRENISYAKPNATLEEVIEVAKTAQMHDFIISLPDGYETIVGERGVGLSGGQKQRIAIARTLLTDYSILILDDSTSAVDAKTAAQIQAELDGFMRQKACTTFVVAQRISTVKNADRIFLMDKGRLVAQGTHEELMQTSPLYGVILESQVKQKENK; translated from the coding sequence TTGGTTCAACAACCAGAACTCCGGGAAACTTCGTCAATGCAACCAATCCAGCGCGTGCTGGGTAGTTTGAGTACTTACCGATGGACTTCGCTGGGAGCCTTGGTAAGCTTATTGCTGTTGACGATCGCCAACGCGGTTACCCCGCAACTATTTCGGTGGGGAATCGATGAAGGGATTACCAAAAAAAACTTAGAAATTGTGCTGATTAGCGCAGGCTGGATGGTAGTTGCGGCGATCGCTCGTGGTTTATTTAACTTTGGACAAAGCTATTTGGCAGAAGCCGCCTCTCAAGGTGTGGCTTACGATCTGCGAAACAAAATTTTCAGCAAAGTTCAAAATCTCAGTTTCAGCTATCATGACCAGGCGCAGACTTCCCAACTGTTAACTCGTGTTACCAGTGACGTTGACCAAATCCGTACATTTGTTGGGACTAGCCTGATTCAGGTCATTGGTGGGGTTGTGACCTTGGTGAGTATTGCAGTGCTTTTGCTGATAATGAACTGGAAATTGGCACTGATTACTCTGACAGTAGTACCCATAACCGCATGGTTAATGGCGCGATTCGTCACTCGGAATAACAAACTTTTTCGGCAAGTACAAGAACAACTCAGCGACCTCAACGCTGTATTACAAGAGAATTTAATTGGAATACGCGTGGTGAAAGCGTTTGTACGGGAGTCTGCCGAAAGGTCGCGTTACACTACTCTGAATGATGGCCTTGTCAGAGCAAATATGATGACCATTAGCGCCATCCGTAATACTTTCCCGTTTATCTTTTTATTAAGTAATTTGGTAACACTGGCAGTTTTCGGATATGGAGGAGCCGAGGTAGTTGGGAAGAGGTTCACCGTTGGTGAACTGGTGGCGTTTAACTCCTACCTAGCGTTGATTCTCCAACCAATTTTGTTGATTGGATTTGCTGCACCTGCGATCGCTCAATCAGCTGCTTCTGCGGAACGCGTTTACGAAGTTGTGGACGCAGAGATAGAAATTAGGGATCGCCCTGATGCCATCCCCTTTGACACCTGTAGTGGTAGAATTACCTTTGAAAATGTTTCCTTTCGGTATCCGGGAGCAAGCGCCGAAACTCTCAAAGAAGTTTCCTTTGAAACCAAGCCCAATGAGCTAATCGCCGTTCTAGGCATGACTGGTTCCGGAAAAAGCACAATTATGAATTTGATTCCCCGTTTTTATGATGTCACAAGGGGAGCAATTCGCATTGACGGACGGGATGTGCGAGATTTTACGCTCAAAAGCCTCAGATCTCGTATCGGTATCGTGTTTCAGGAAACTACACTCTTCTCTGGCACAATCCGGGAAAATATTAGCTATGCAAAACCCAATGCAACCTTAGAAGAAGTGATTGAGGTGGCAAAAACCGCACAAATGCATGACTTCATCATCAGTCTGCCCGATGGCTACGAAACGATTGTGGGTGAACGTGGTGTGGGCTTGTCTGGTGGGCAGAAACAAAGAATTGCGATCGCTCGGACCTTACTCACTGATTACAGTATTTTGATTTTGGACGATAGTACCTCTGCTGTGGATGCCAAAACTGCTGCCCAAATTCAAGCCGAGTTAGATGGTTTCATGCGCCAAAAAGCTTGTACAACCTTTGTAGTGGCTCAACGCATTAGCACCGTCAAAAATGCCGATCGCATTTTTCTCATGGACAAAGGACGATTGGTAGCACAAGGCACTCACGAAGAATTGATGCAAACCAGCCCACTTTACGGCGTAATTTTGGAATCTCAGGTAAAGCAGAAGGAGAACAAATGA
- a CDS encoding ABC transporter ATP-binding protein has protein sequence MRSTAAVVVSEEQASKQVSTLGRFLQYLRPYGKEIPIAVTLVLIGAITQAIGPFFLGWSIDNLIAKGNLQGLLLLLGLLALNYGVGVLAIRGQIIRVGWIMQRLLAQLRQDIFIKIQSLPLSFFDRSEAGDLMSRLLNDVNTVNQAFGLTIAQMLGNTFSLIGIVIAMLSINLQLGLLSNLVVPLMIFTTSLFARWARSRFRVTRQTIGELSAKLEEDIGSVREAQAFNRVQSNIAEFEILNAANRDANVEAVAITSAFLPSIDFLNTLATAAVLAYGGYLAVTGRATVGVVTSFLLYVQQFFRPIQILSQFYTQAQSAFAGLERIFLLLDEPSQLKDAPDATEMPPIQGEVRFENVKFGYNPDQLVLKGVNLHAYPGQMVALVGGTGSGKTTIINLILRFYDVSSGAVKIDDIDVRSITQASLRRQIGIVLQDNILFSGTVAENIAFGCPYASQADIEGAAHAANVHEFITSLPQGYTTRLGEKGAPLSQGQRQLISIARAVLINPRILILDEATSSIDTRTEALVQTAIARLLQGRTSFVIAHRLSTVTQADKVLVIQQGQIVEQGTHAELIDQQGVYANLYALQLGAADMVKGSGGDEGDEGDK, from the coding sequence ATGAGAAGTACAGCTGCGGTTGTTGTATCTGAAGAACAAGCTAGTAAGCAAGTCTCCACTCTAGGGCGCTTTTTGCAATACCTAAGACCCTATGGCAAAGAAATTCCCATCGCCGTCACATTGGTATTGATTGGTGCTATTACCCAAGCAATTGGGCCATTCTTTCTTGGCTGGTCGATTGATAACCTGATTGCAAAAGGAAATTTGCAGGGACTACTGCTGTTATTAGGGCTACTTGCGCTGAATTACGGAGTAGGTGTCTTGGCAATCCGGGGTCAAATTATTCGAGTCGGCTGGATTATGCAGCGATTGTTGGCTCAACTCAGGCAAGACATTTTCATTAAAATCCAAAGTTTACCTCTGAGCTTTTTTGACCGTAGCGAAGCAGGCGATTTAATGAGCCGCTTGTTGAATGATGTCAATACCGTGAATCAAGCATTTGGGCTGACGATCGCCCAAATGCTGGGTAACACTTTCAGTTTAATCGGCATTGTGATTGCCATGCTCTCAATTAATCTGCAACTTGGCTTGTTGAGCAATCTAGTAGTGCCACTGATGATTTTTACTACAAGCTTGTTTGCACGTTGGGCAAGATCCAGATTTCGCGTCACGCGACAAACCATTGGGGAGCTTTCCGCCAAGTTGGAAGAAGATATTGGTAGTGTGCGGGAAGCACAGGCATTTAATCGCGTACAGTCCAACATTGCAGAATTCGAGATTCTCAACGCCGCTAATCGTGATGCTAACGTCGAGGCTGTGGCAATTACTTCGGCCTTTTTACCGTCCATCGATTTTCTCAACACACTAGCAACCGCAGCTGTGTTGGCTTATGGTGGTTATCTGGCGGTGACGGGACGTGCAACGGTAGGTGTGGTGACATCCTTTTTACTTTATGTACAGCAGTTCTTCCGCCCCATCCAAATTCTCAGCCAGTTTTACACCCAAGCTCAATCTGCATTCGCTGGACTAGAGCGAATTTTTCTGTTGCTGGATGAACCATCGCAACTTAAAGATGCCCCTGATGCTACTGAAATGCCACCCATTCAAGGTGAAGTAAGATTTGAGAATGTTAAATTTGGCTACAATCCTGACCAACTGGTTCTCAAAGGGGTAAATTTACATGCTTATCCAGGGCAGATGGTTGCCTTAGTAGGGGGAACGGGTTCGGGAAAAACTACGATCATTAACTTGATTTTGCGCTTCTACGATGTATCCAGTGGTGCAGTTAAAATTGATGACATTGATGTGCGTAGTATTACTCAAGCAAGTCTACGGCGTCAGATTGGTATCGTCCTGCAAGACAATATTTTATTTAGTGGCACCGTTGCAGAAAACATCGCCTTTGGCTGTCCCTATGCTAGCCAAGCTGATATCGAAGGAGCTGCACACGCGGCGAATGTCCATGAATTTATTACCTCACTACCACAGGGCTATACAACTCGATTGGGTGAAAAAGGCGCTCCCCTGAGTCAGGGACAACGGCAACTCATCAGTATTGCTCGTGCGGTGTTAATTAATCCCCGAATTCTCATACTTGATGAAGCGACTAGCAGCATCGATACCCGCACAGAAGCGCTAGTACAAACTGCGATCGCCCGCTTGCTGCAAGGTCGTACTAGTTTCGTAATTGCCCACCGCCTCAGTACAGTTACTCAGGCAGATAAAGTGTTAGTGATTCAACAAGGACAAATTGTAGAGCAGGGAACTCACGCAGAACTCATCGATCAACAGGGTGTTTATGCGAACCTCTATGCCCTGCAATTGGGTGCAGCAGACATGGTAAAAGGGAGTGGGGGAGATGAGGGAGATGAGGGAGACAAATGA
- a CDS encoding dihydrofolate reductase family protein gives MTKVILYIATSLDGYIARSDGGIDWLSIVEAQGEDYGYAAFYESIDAIVLGSKTYELGLSFGEWPYPKKKCFVFTQRHLKSDREDVVFVSDTVNHALASIEAQGFKNIWLVGGGALINSFLGHSLIDEYIISTIPIILGDGIRLFPPPSPEEKLELIHSKQYPSGLLQAHYRRKQNI, from the coding sequence ATGACAAAAGTTATACTCTATATTGCAACTAGTTTGGATGGCTACATTGCTCGTAGCGATGGAGGAATTGATTGGTTATCTATTGTTGAGGCTCAAGGAGAAGATTACGGTTATGCTGCTTTCTACGAATCGATTGATGCTATTGTTTTGGGTAGCAAGACATATGAGCTAGGCCTTAGTTTCGGCGAGTGGCCTTATCCGAAAAAGAAATGTTTCGTTTTCACCCAACGACACCTCAAATCTGACCGTGAGGACGTTGTATTTGTTTCCGACACAGTGAACCACGCATTAGCAAGTATAGAAGCGCAAGGCTTTAAAAATATCTGGTTAGTTGGTGGTGGAGCGTTAATTAATTCGTTTCTTGGGCACAGCTTGATTGACGAATATATTATTTCAACTATTCCAATTATTTTAGGTGATGGTATACGCCTTTTTCCACCACCTAGCCCCGAAGAAAAGTTGGAGCTTATTCACTCAAAACAATATCCAAGTGGATTACTTCAAGCACATTACAGACGAAAACAGAACATTTAA
- the trxA gene encoding thioredoxin produces MSTDTHIVAYVEESEFDVVLNGSEEQVVVVDFTATWCGPCRLISPLMDQLAEEYKGRAKVVKVDVDNNKPIFKKFGLRSIPAVLIFKDGVLAETIVGVSPYEQFTNAIDKLL; encoded by the coding sequence ATGTCTACTGATACTCACATAGTTGCTTACGTTGAAGAAAGCGAATTTGATGTTGTTTTAAATGGAAGTGAAGAGCAAGTTGTTGTTGTTGACTTTACTGCTACTTGGTGTGGTCCCTGTCGCCTGATTAGTCCGTTAATGGATCAACTCGCCGAAGAATACAAAGGTCGTGCGAAAGTTGTTAAGGTAGATGTTGACAACAACAAGCCAATCTTCAAAAAATTTGGTCTTCGCAGCATTCCAGCAGTTTTAATTTTCAAAGATGGTGTTTTAGCAGAAACTATCGTCGGAGTTTCTCCTTACGAGCAGTTCACCAACGCTATTGACAAGCTTCTTTAG
- a CDS encoding serine/threonine-protein kinase — MTKLYCSKGHENSPSSRFCLQCGEKLLDTPMSYGIQAGLTLGDRYVIVRQIGQGGFGRTYLAEDVNRFRELCVLKEFSPQVQTAYVVEKAEELFEREASVLYKLQHPQIPRFRELLRTNLQGREYLFLVQDYVEGETYNSLLNAKTKQGSRFTEAEVRQLLQQILPVLEYIHSLGVIHRDISPDNLILRTVDQLPVLIDFGGVKQVVATVASQYYQPGGMASSPSPTLLGKVGFAPPEQMQTGLVSPHSDLYALAATVLVLLTGKLPQELIDTYNLTWQWRREVSLSPLLGQVIDKMLSARPSDRYQSARQILQALNPPPPSYPPTQYPTPAPPQPTSATVAVSPPPPSSPSSPSSPSQWTPTKTFLAALIAVGTAGLIFWGVSSNRDRGGVEPSPTPSPIPTSNQPVDPLAQYSPAERQRKQRLSDRRQQLGIDERFYINLVNQVFWDKNPSLRGRTLSNGSEDESLRAEWDKTASELLEKLAPLSSNSRRQLGTYTTAERDRWKVEVNRINVGSRSLYDLGDAAFLSVFPEQRGKNFADQPIGQVWYGFVSDKLSAILAGSAFQKLVFDVGATSKTVSGTLQPAAGKVFIAELAKDQSMELKLQANSQVLLSVYSPSGKIKLLEDSTRRTLSSKLPEKGFYEFVIVSTASKPIDYQLTITAQTPIPPASPTPTPTETPTPTPTPTETPTETPTPTPTPTPTETPTPEPTPTPSPEVTPQSNKN; from the coding sequence ATGACTAAATTATATTGTTCTAAAGGACATGAAAATTCCCCAAGTAGTCGCTTTTGTCTCCAGTGTGGTGAGAAGTTATTGGATACGCCCATGAGTTATGGTATACAAGCAGGATTAACTTTAGGCGATCGCTATGTGATTGTCCGTCAAATCGGTCAAGGTGGCTTTGGACGCACTTATTTAGCTGAAGATGTTAACCGTTTCCGCGAACTTTGTGTTTTAAAGGAATTTTCCCCCCAAGTCCAAACCGCTTACGTTGTGGAAAAAGCTGAAGAACTTTTTGAAAGAGAAGCGAGTGTTCTCTATAAATTGCAACATCCCCAAATTCCCCGTTTCCGCGAACTGCTTCGCACTAACTTACAGGGTAGAGAATATCTGTTTTTAGTGCAAGATTATGTAGAAGGGGAAACTTACAACTCTTTATTAAATGCCAAAACAAAGCAAGGTTCGCGCTTTACAGAAGCCGAAGTGCGCCAATTATTGCAGCAAATTTTGCCAGTGTTGGAGTACATCCACTCACTAGGTGTAATTCATCGAGATATTTCTCCAGATAATTTAATCCTTCGCACCGTTGACCAACTACCAGTATTAATTGATTTTGGCGGTGTCAAACAGGTAGTAGCAACTGTAGCTTCCCAATATTATCAACCTGGTGGAATGGCATCTTCCCCATCACCAACCCTATTAGGTAAAGTAGGATTTGCTCCCCCAGAACAGATGCAAACTGGGTTAGTGTCTCCCCACAGTGACTTGTATGCCTTGGCAGCAACAGTGTTGGTTTTACTGACAGGTAAGCTACCCCAAGAATTAATTGATACTTATAATTTAACCTGGCAATGGCGACGAGAAGTTAGCCTGAGTCCCCTTTTAGGACAAGTAATAGATAAAATGCTATCTGCCAGACCAAGCGATCGCTATCAATCAGCCCGTCAAATACTCCAAGCCCTCAACCCGCCTCCACCAAGCTATCCCCCCACTCAATACCCCACTCCCGCCCCACCACAACCCACATCCGCCACCGTCGCTGTCTCCCCTCCACCCCCCTCATCTCCCTCATCCCCCTCATCTCCTTCCCAATGGACACCAACAAAAACATTCCTCGCAGCACTGATAGCAGTTGGTACAGCCGGATTAATTTTTTGGGGAGTCAGTAGCAACCGCGATCGAGGAGGAGTTGAACCTAGCCCTACACCCAGCCCAATCCCAACCAGTAACCAGCCAGTCGATCCCTTAGCGCAATACTCACCAGCCGAACGCCAGCGTAAACAAAGATTAAGCGATCGCCGTCAACAGTTGGGTATTGATGAGAGGTTCTACATTAACTTGGTGAATCAAGTTTTTTGGGACAAAAATCCCAGTTTACGAGGACGGACTCTCAGCAATGGTTCTGAAGATGAGAGTTTGCGGGCAGAATGGGATAAAACAGCTTCAGAATTGCTAGAAAAGCTTGCACCACTGAGTTCCAATTCCCGCCGACAACTGGGAACTTATACAACTGCTGAACGCGATCGCTGGAAAGTCGAAGTCAACCGCATTAACGTTGGTAGTCGTTCTTTGTACGATTTGGGTGATGCAGCATTTTTAAGTGTATTCCCTGAGCAAAGAGGTAAAAACTTTGCAGATCAGCCCATTGGACAAGTTTGGTACGGGTTTGTGAGTGATAAACTCAGTGCTATCTTGGCTGGTAGTGCTTTCCAGAAACTTGTCTTCGATGTGGGTGCTACCAGCAAAACAGTCAGCGGAACTCTTCAACCTGCTGCTGGTAAAGTTTTTATTGCTGAACTTGCTAAAGACCAATCTATGGAATTGAAGCTACAAGCAAATTCCCAAGTTTTATTATCAGTCTACTCACCCTCAGGAAAAATCAAACTTTTAGAAGATTCTACCCGGCGTACTTTATCAAGTAAATTACCAGAAAAGGGTTTTTATGAGTTTGTCATTGTTTCCACAGCATCAAAACCGATAGATTATCAACTCACCATTACAGCCCAAACTCCCATCCCACCTGCATCTCCAACACCAACGCCTACGGAAACACCAACCCCCACACCAACTCCTACAGAAACTCCTACAGAAACTCCCACACCAACTCCCACACCAACTCCCACAGAAACCCCCACACCTGAACCTACACCGACGCCTAGTCCTGAGGTGACGCCCCAGAGTAATAAAAATTAA